One region of Candidatus Cetobacterium colombiensis genomic DNA includes:
- a CDS encoding HD domain-containing protein, producing MAKNSNALKFIKLLLNHEMVLDLDHHDDQGVKVTTHTYDVLKISFEEIRRDFRDLREARERVEFFSIVVGVIIHDLSKGSIRKADEKLSHSQMMIKKPEYIIKEAERVLSEIEETLNLKIVDKIKKNITHIVISHHGKWGKIQPNTKEAHIVHRADMYSAKYHRINPIGADKILKLMSEGMNIDDVAKKFNCTTGVIKDRLKRAKHELRLKNTKQLLGYYKSKKKIPIGDDFFTKRVRETEKLIKAVDRLGFENLILENPLLNYLEDDKIFEKEGN from the coding sequence ATGGCGAAAAATAGTAATGCACTGAAGTTTATAAAACTTCTATTAAACCATGAAATGGTTTTAGATTTAGATCATCATGATGATCAAGGTGTTAAAGTAACTACTCATACATATGATGTTTTAAAAATATCGTTTGAAGAGATAAGAAGAGATTTTAGAGATTTAAGAGAAGCAAGAGAAAGAGTTGAATTTTTTTCAATTGTTGTAGGTGTAATAATACATGATTTGAGTAAAGGAAGCATTAGAAAAGCTGATGAAAAACTTTCTCATTCACAAATGATGATAAAAAAACCTGAATATATAATAAAAGAAGCTGAAAGAGTTTTATCTGAAATAGAAGAGACTCTTAATTTAAAGATTGTAGATAAAATCAAGAAAAATATAACACACATAGTTATTTCTCATCATGGAAAATGGGGAAAAATACAGCCAAATACAAAGGAAGCTCATATTGTTCATAGAGCTGATATGTATTCAGCTAAGTATCATAGAATAAATCCTATTGGTGCAGATAAAATTTTAAAACTTATGAGTGAAGGTATGAATATAGATGATGTAGCTAAGAAGTTTAATTGCACTACTGGTGTCATTAAAGATCGTCTAAAAAGAGCAAAACATGAGTTAAGATTAAAAAATACGAAACAGTTATTAGGATACTATAAAAGTAAGAAAAAAATTCCAATTGGAGATGATTTCTTTACAAAAAGAGTTAGAGAAACTGAGAAATTAATAAAAGCTGTGGATAGATTAGGATTTGAAAAT
- the dxs gene encoding 1-deoxy-D-xylulose-5-phosphate synthase: MRVDKEYINKLQKESQEIRDTLIEITSKNGGHLAPNLGVVELTQSIVEVFDLPKDKLLFDVGHQSYVYKLLTGRKEKFNTLRTKGGLGPFSDPKESNFDFFIAGHAGSALSAGAGIAKANPNSKVIVVIGDASIANGHSLEALNNIGENIKNLIVILNDNEMSIGKNVGSLSKFFGKLMLSNAYMSIRKDVRSAISKGKVGNQVKSVLERIEHSVKQFFLPSSISEMLGYQFLGVIDGHNLEELIRTLIVAKEMEGPVFIHVKTEKGKGYQLAEENKEKFHGISPFNPETGEVESGGKTYSNIFGSTLVKLAEKDEDIFAVSAAMVKGTGLGEFQNKFENRCVDVGIAEGHAVTFSAGLAISGKKPYIAIYSTFFQRALDQMIHDVGLQNLPVRFVVDRAGIVGEDGKTHQGIHDINMFLTMPNYKVLAPTTGKELEQMIDFSKNYEKGPLVIRFPRGKAFELDENILEPFEIGRWREIKKGKKNLYLATGAMLKEILDIEKELFKKGLDGTIVSCSSIRPLDENFIFNEFSKYENIFTFEDGYERGGFGDEILRFLNEKKMEININIIALDSVAIPHGSRNILLEDYCLRGKKLIERIEGSINGEK; this comes from the coding sequence ATGAGGGTAGATAAAGAATATATTAATAAGTTACAAAAAGAAAGTCAGGAGATAAGAGATACGTTAATTGAAATTACGAGTAAAAATGGTGGACATTTAGCACCAAATTTAGGAGTAGTAGAATTAACGCAATCAATCGTAGAAGTTTTTGATTTACCAAAAGATAAATTATTATTTGATGTGGGACATCAATCGTACGTTTATAAATTACTAACTGGAAGAAAAGAGAAGTTCAATACTTTAAGAACAAAAGGTGGCTTAGGACCATTTTCAGATCCTAAGGAAAGTAATTTTGATTTCTTTATAGCTGGACATGCAGGAAGTGCTCTTTCAGCAGGAGCGGGAATAGCAAAGGCTAATCCAAATAGTAAAGTTATTGTGGTTATAGGAGATGCTTCTATAGCAAATGGGCATTCTTTAGAAGCTCTAAATAATATTGGTGAAAATATAAAAAATTTAATAGTAATTTTAAATGATAATGAGATGTCTATAGGAAAAAATGTAGGCTCATTATCAAAATTTTTTGGAAAATTAATGTTAAGCAATGCTTATATGAGTATAAGAAAAGATGTTAGAAGTGCAATAAGTAAAGGTAAAGTTGGAAATCAGGTAAAGAGTGTATTAGAAAGAATAGAACACTCTGTAAAACAATTTTTTTTACCATCGAGCATATCAGAGATGCTAGGATATCAATTTTTAGGTGTAATTGATGGTCACAATTTAGAAGAGTTGATAAGAACATTAATTGTAGCTAAGGAGATGGAAGGTCCAGTTTTTATTCATGTAAAAACAGAAAAAGGAAAAGGATATCAGTTAGCAGAGGAAAATAAGGAAAAATTTCATGGCATATCTCCATTTAATCCAGAAACAGGAGAAGTAGAATCTGGAGGAAAAACATATTCTAACATTTTTGGTTCAACATTAGTAAAATTGGCAGAAAAAGATGAGGATATATTTGCCGTATCGGCTGCAATGGTTAAAGGAACTGGTTTAGGAGAGTTTCAAAATAAATTTGAAAATAGATGTGTTGATGTTGGAATAGCAGAAGGTCATGCAGTTACTTTTTCAGCGGGATTAGCAATATCTGGGAAAAAACCTTATATAGCAATATATTCAACATTTTTCCAAAGAGCACTAGATCAGATGATACATGATGTTGGACTACAAAATTTACCAGTTAGATTTGTAGTAGATCGTGCAGGAATTGTAGGAGAAGATGGAAAAACTCATCAAGGAATTCATGATATCAATATGTTTTTAACTATGCCAAATTATAAAGTTTTAGCTCCAACAACAGGAAAAGAATTAGAACAGATGATAGACTTTTCTAAAAACTATGAAAAAGGACCTCTAGTAATAAGGTTTCCAAGAGGCAAAGCTTTCGAGTTAGATGAAAATATACTTGAACCATTTGAAATAGGAAGATGGAGAGAGATAAAAAAAGGAAAAAAGAATCTTTATTTAGCGACAGGAGCAATGCTAAAAGAGATTTTAGATATAGAAAAAGAACTTTTTAAAAAAGGGTTAGATGGAACAATAGTAAGTTGTTCATCAATAAGACCTTTAGATGAAAATTTTATATTCAATGAATTTTCAAAATATGAAAATATATTCACCTTTGAAGATGGATACGAAAGAGGTGGATTTGGTGATGAAATATTAAGATTTTTAAATGAGAAAAAAATGGAAATTAATATAAATATAATAGCTTTAGATAGTGTAGCAATACCTCACGGATCAAGAAATATACTGTTAGAGGATTATTGTCTAAGAGGTAAAAAACTAATAGAGAGAATTGAGGGTAGCATTAATGGCGAAAAATAG
- a CDS encoding divergent PAP2 family protein, translating into MEKGIILGNRILDVVFIAWFIAQFYKVVTTIFIDKKLNMKRIFETGGMPSSHSSTMASLSTAIGLAHGTQSTIFAISFVLAGVVMYDAAGIRRAAGKHAGLLNTLLDRFAAKIGEKLHDEKLKELLGHSPLEVLVGAILGVVVAFVFKGYIQA; encoded by the coding sequence ATGGAAAAAGGAATAATTTTAGGAAATAGAATTCTAGATGTAGTATTTATAGCTTGGTTTATAGCCCAGTTTTATAAAGTTGTGACTACAATATTTATTGATAAAAAATTAAATATGAAAAGAATTTTTGAAACTGGGGGTATGCCGAGTTCCCACTCTTCAACTATGGCATCATTGAGTACAGCGATAGGTTTAGCTCATGGAACACAAAGTACAATATTTGCTATTTCTTTTGTCTTAGCAGGGGTGGTAATGTACGATGCTGCAGGAATTAGAAGAGCAGCTGGAAAACATGCAGGACTTTTAAATACTTTGCTAGATCGGTTTGCAGCAAAAATTGGAGAAAAATTACATGATGAAAAACTAAAAGAACTTTTAGGACACAGTCCTTTAGAGGTTTTAGTAGGAGCTATATTGGGAGTGGTTGTGGCCTTTGTATTTAAAGGGTATATTCAAGCTTAA
- the yhbY gene encoding ribosome assembly RNA-binding protein YhbY, with protein sequence MSLTSKKRAFLRKRAHNLEPIFRIGKEGFSETLAQGVLEALTPRELIKVKILQNSEVNKNDVAYEIADAIEAEVVGIIGRTIIFYKENQDKPTISLELKAVK encoded by the coding sequence ATGAGTTTAACAAGCAAAAAAAGAGCATTTTTAAGAAAGAGAGCTCACAATTTAGAGCCAATATTTAGAATAGGGAAAGAAGGATTTTCAGAAACTTTAGCACAAGGAGTTTTAGAAGCATTAACACCAAGAGAACTTATAAAAGTTAAAATTCTTCAAAATTCAGAAGTTAATAAAAATGATGTAGCTTATGAAATAGCAGATGCTATAGAAGCAGAAGTAGTTGGAATTATAGGAAGAACTATAATTTTCTATAAAGAAAATCAAGATAAACCAACAATTTCACTAGAATTAAAAGCAGTAAAATAA
- a CDS encoding ribonuclease J, which yields MNLENIVEKEKETPKKKPRRRKYYNKAKQGEKNPNVETLNEVKKVQEEKVAPTQRPHVPHTPKRKAPVKKVENQEEIKKAVVKTEKEEKMYVIPLGGLDEIGKNMTLVQYRDEIIIIDSGVTFPDDGLLGIDLVIPDFSYIESNKDKIKGLFITHGHEDHIGSVPYLYQKIDKNVPLHGGKLTLALIKAKFESGEVSKILPKMREVKGRDKIKVGKYFEVEFVGVTHSIADAYAVVVTTPAGRVMYTGDFKIDLTPVDGDGVDFLRLAQIGEEGVDLLLSDSTNSEIDGFTPSERSVGEAFKVEFAKAKGRIIIAAFASHVHRLQQIVNIAHEHGRKIAIDGRSLIKVFDIASTLGYLKLPENIMVNLSDVDKMRDNKVVILCTGTQGEPMAALSRIAKNMHKHTKVKEGDTVIISATPIPGNERAVSNNINSLLKYEAEVVFKKIAGIHVSGHASKEEQKLMLNLIRPKHFMPVHGEFKMLKAHKETAIETGIPKGNIVIATNGSKVEVTKTSAKIKGKVNAGATLVDGLGVGDIGHIVLKDRQQLSQDGVVIVVFALDKETGKVLSGPDIVTRGFVYSRDSDEILNEANEQIKVKLKEFENSAIKDWTVIKNSVRDVAGKFFYNRIKRTPVILPIIMDV from the coding sequence ATGAATTTAGAAAATATTGTTGAAAAGGAGAAAGAAACACCAAAGAAAAAACCAAGACGAAGAAAATATTATAACAAAGCAAAACAGGGAGAAAAAAATCCTAATGTTGAAACTTTAAACGAAGTAAAAAAGGTTCAAGAGGAAAAAGTAGCACCTACACAAAGACCACATGTGCCACATACGCCAAAAAGAAAGGCACCTGTTAAAAAAGTAGAAAATCAAGAAGAGATAAAGAAAGCTGTTGTAAAAACTGAAAAGGAAGAAAAAATGTATGTTATTCCTTTAGGTGGATTAGATGAAATTGGAAAAAACATGACTTTAGTTCAATATAGAGATGAAATTATAATAATTGATTCTGGAGTTACATTCCCAGATGATGGATTACTAGGAATTGATTTAGTAATTCCTGATTTTAGCTATATAGAAAGTAATAAAGATAAAATCAAAGGATTATTTATAACTCATGGACATGAAGATCATATAGGGTCAGTTCCATACTTATATCAAAAAATTGATAAAAATGTTCCTCTTCATGGTGGAAAGTTAACATTAGCTTTAATAAAAGCTAAATTTGAAAGTGGAGAAGTTTCGAAAATACTTCCAAAAATGAGAGAAGTTAAAGGTAGAGATAAAATTAAAGTAGGTAAATACTTTGAAGTTGAATTTGTAGGTGTTACTCACTCAATAGCTGATGCATATGCGGTTGTAGTAACGACTCCAGCAGGAAGAGTAATGTATACAGGTGACTTTAAAATTGATTTAACACCTGTTGATGGAGATGGAGTAGACTTTTTAAGACTTGCTCAAATTGGAGAAGAAGGGGTAGATTTACTACTTTCAGATTCTACAAACTCTGAAATAGATGGATTTACTCCATCTGAAAGAAGTGTTGGAGAAGCCTTTAAAGTTGAATTTGCAAAAGCAAAAGGAAGAATAATTATAGCAGCATTTGCATCTCATGTTCATAGACTTCAACAAATAGTTAATATTGCTCACGAGCATGGAAGAAAAATAGCTATTGATGGAAGAAGTTTAATTAAAGTTTTTGATATAGCATCGACTTTAGGATATTTAAAATTACCTGAAAATATTATGGTAAACTTATCAGATGTTGATAAAATGAGAGATAATAAAGTTGTTATACTTTGTACAGGGACTCAAGGAGAGCCAATGGCTGCCTTATCAAGAATTGCAAAAAATATGCATAAACATACAAAAGTAAAAGAAGGAGATACAGTAATTATATCTGCAACGCCAATCCCTGGAAATGAAAGAGCTGTATCAAATAATATAAATAGTCTTTTAAAGTATGAGGCAGAAGTTGTATTTAAGAAGATAGCAGGAATTCATGTTTCAGGACATGCAAGTAAAGAAGAACAAAAATTAATGTTAAATTTAATTAGACCTAAACATTTTATGCCAGTTCATGGAGAATTTAAAATGTTAAAAGCACATAAAGAAACAGCTATTGAAACAGGAATTCCTAAAGGAAATATTGTAATTGCAACCAATGGAAGTAAAGTAGAAGTGACAAAAACAAGTGCCAAAATAAAAGGTAAAGTAAATGCTGGAGCAACTTTAGTTGATGGATTGGGTGTAGGAGATATAGGACACATAGTATTAAAAGATAGACAGCAGTTATCTCAAGACGGAGTTGTAATAGTTGTATTCGCTTTAGATAAAGAAACAGGAAAAGTATTAAGTGGACCTGATATTGTAACAAGAGGTTTTGTTTATTCAAGAGATTCAGACGAAATTTTAAATGAAGCTAATGAGCAAATAAAAGTTAAGTTAAAAGAGTTTGAAAATAGTGCAATAAAAGATTGGACAGTTATAAAAAATAGTGTAAGAGATGTAGCAGGAAAGTTCTTCTACAATAGAATAAAGAGAACACCGGTTATTTTACCTATAATTATGGATGTATAA